The following are from one region of the Lacinutrix sp. Bg11-31 genome:
- a CDS encoding SDR family oxidoreductase, which yields MKILVTGATGYIGKRIIPLLIEQGHTVICAVRGKLRTEKRYSEENKIQVVEVDFLNKETLENIPKDIDAAYYLIHSMSNSVSHFQQMEKDCAVNFKNAIEKTNCKQVIYLSGITNDTKLSKHLLSRKNVENTLVSTKYGLTVFKAGIIVGSGSSSFEIIRDLVEKLPIMVAPKWLNTKTQPIAIRDVLAFLTRSLGDQRLYNNSYDIFGPEILTYKELLLRFAKSRNLKRTIITFPIMTPQLSSYWLYFVTSTSYKLARTLVNSMGVEIIGKASDINVLLGVHPMSYEKALKFAFVKIKQNSIISSWKDSFASSRSRKRVSAKYINVPKYGCFKDVKERKVLDEERTFVKICAIGGNNGWYYGTALWKIRGFIDKLFGGIGLRRGRTNKDTIKTGDALDFWRVLLIDEENKRLLLFAEMKLPGEAWLEFRVAKGKVYQRAVFRPKGLAGRLYWYSVLPFHGFIFNGMIRKLASA from the coding sequence ATGAAAATATTAGTTACAGGTGCAACAGGTTATATAGGGAAACGTATTATTCCGTTACTTATAGAGCAAGGTCATACTGTAATTTGTGCTGTAAGAGGTAAGCTAAGAACAGAAAAACGCTACAGCGAAGAAAATAAAATTCAAGTTGTTGAAGTCGATTTTTTAAACAAAGAGACTTTAGAAAACATTCCAAAAGATATAGATGCTGCTTATTATTTAATTCACTCTATGTCTAATTCTGTTTCTCATTTCCAACAAATGGAGAAAGATTGCGCTGTAAACTTCAAGAACGCAATAGAAAAAACAAACTGTAAACAAGTTATCTATCTAAGTGGTATTACTAATGATACCAAACTATCTAAACACCTACTTTCACGTAAAAATGTAGAAAATACATTAGTATCAACAAAATATGGTTTAACTGTTTTTAAAGCAGGAATTATTGTTGGTTCTGGAAGTAGTTCTTTCGAAATTATTAGAGATTTAGTAGAAAAACTTCCTATTATGGTAGCACCCAAATGGTTAAATACAAAAACCCAACCAATTGCTATTAGAGATGTCCTTGCTTTTTTAACTCGTAGTTTGGGTGACCAAAGGTTATATAATAATTCTTACGATATTTTTGGTCCAGAAATTTTAACTTATAAAGAGTTACTATTAAGGTTTGCCAAATCAAGAAACCTAAAAAGAACTATTATTACATTTCCTATAATGACTCCACAGTTGTCTAGTTATTGGTTATACTTTGTTACCTCTACGTCTTACAAGTTAGCAAGAACTTTGGTAAATAGTATGGGAGTTGAGATTATTGGTAAAGCTAGTGATATCAATGTCTTATTAGGTGTTCATCCGATGAGTTATGAAAAAGCTTTAAAATTTGCTTTTGTAAAAATTAAACAAAATAGTATTATTTCTAGCTGGAAAGACTCTTTTGCAAGCAGTCGAAGTAGAAAACGAGTGTCTGCCAAGTACATTAATGTTCCAAAATATGGTTGTTTTAAAGATGTAAAAGAACGTAAGGTTTTAGATGAAGAACGCACATTTGTAAAAATATGTGCAATAGGTGGTAATAATGGCTGGTACTACGGAACTGCTTTATGGAAAATTCGTGGTTTTATTGATAAATTATTTGGAGGTATTGGCCTTAGAAGAGGTCGCACAAATAAAGACACCATTAAAACTGGCGATGCTTTAGACTTTTGGCGGGTACTTTTAATAGATGAAGAAAATAAACGCTTACTACTTTTTGCCGAAATGAAGCTTCCCGGAGAAGCATGGCTAGAATTTAGAGTAGCTAAAGGAAAAGTATACCAACGTGCTGTTTTTAGGCCAAAAGGTTTAGCCGGAAGATTATATTGGTATAGCGTATTGCCATTTCATGGTTTCATATTTAATGGCATGATAAGGAAGCTTGCAAGTGCCTAA
- a CDS encoding TIGR03643 family protein produces the protein MNRIISKPNSPENFTIEDIDRIIEMAWEDRTPFDAITFQFGIKEQEVIELMRKEMKSSSFRMWRARVQGRKTKHSKNRNFEDGRFKCSRQKQITHNKISKR, from the coding sequence ATGAACAGAATAATTTCCAAACCAAATAGCCCAGAAAATTTCACTATCGAAGACATTGATCGCATTATAGAGATGGCTTGGGAAGATAGAACGCCTTTTGATGCTATAACGTTTCAGTTTGGTATTAAAGAGCAGGAAGTTATCGAGCTCATGCGTAAAGAAATGAAGTCCAGTAGTTTTAGAATGTGGCGCGCTAGAGTTCAAGGTAGAAAAACAAAACATTCTAAAAATAGAAACTTTGAAGATGGCCGTTTTAAATGTTCTAGACAGAAGCAAATAACACATAATAAAATAAGTAAGAGATAA